From Micromonospora sp. NBC_01699, a single genomic window includes:
- a CDS encoding ABC transporter ATP-binding protein, producing the protein MAGGGMGSMGGWSTLRSMRSRDEVRSHQLSRGATRRIVAFAGPYRRDIVVFLITVVLSAVIGVATPVLAGDVINTISKGGTEAGAIVVRLALFIAGLAVVDALLSLAQRWYSARIGEGIILDLRTRVYDHVQRMPLQFFTRTQTGALVSRLNNDVTGAQRAFTSTLSGVVSNIIQLVLTAVVMFTLSWQITVISLVLLPIFVIPARRVGKRLAEITREAYNLDAKMNATMTERFGVAGALLVKLFGKPEEEARRFAERADRVRDIGVQTAMYSRTFFVAMLLVASLAQALTYGLGGWLAVNGSVSAGTVVTLALLLTRLYGPLTALSNVRVDVMSALVSFDRVFEVLDLKPSISEKPDAVTIPRGNGRLEFRDVRFRYPSAAEVSLASLEDVAALDRTVSEPVLRGVSFAVEPGQMVALVGPSGAGKSTTSMLVSRVYDVTDGEVRVGGVDVRDATFDSLRDEIGVVTQDSHLFHETIAENLRYAKPDATDAELWAALRGAQVEELVRALPEGLETMVGERGYRFSGGEKQRIAIARLLLKAPSIVILDEATAHLDSESEAAVQRALAVALTGRTALVIAHRLSTVRDADQILVLDHGRVVERGRHEELVAVGGLYAELYRTQFAVADSPKPYTDAVGPEPVTTVARRDFDPE; encoded by the coding sequence CGTAGCCACCAGCTCAGTCGGGGAGCCACCCGGCGGATCGTCGCCTTCGCGGGACCGTACCGGCGGGACATCGTCGTCTTCCTGATCACGGTGGTCCTCTCCGCCGTGATCGGCGTGGCCACCCCGGTGCTCGCCGGGGACGTGATCAACACCATCAGCAAGGGTGGCACCGAGGCGGGCGCCATCGTGGTCCGGCTGGCCCTGTTCATCGCCGGGCTCGCGGTCGTCGACGCACTGCTCTCGCTGGCCCAGCGCTGGTACTCCGCCCGGATCGGCGAGGGCATCATCCTCGACCTGCGGACCAGGGTCTACGACCACGTCCAGCGGATGCCGCTCCAGTTCTTCACCCGTACCCAGACCGGTGCGCTGGTCAGCCGGCTCAACAACGACGTGACCGGCGCGCAGCGCGCGTTCACCTCGACGCTGTCCGGTGTGGTCAGCAACATCATCCAGCTCGTTCTCACCGCCGTCGTGATGTTCACCCTCTCCTGGCAGATCACCGTCATCTCGCTGGTGTTGCTGCCGATCTTCGTCATCCCGGCCCGCCGGGTCGGCAAGCGGCTGGCCGAGATCACCCGGGAGGCGTACAACCTCGACGCCAAGATGAACGCCACCATGACCGAGCGGTTCGGGGTGGCCGGCGCACTGCTGGTCAAGCTCTTCGGCAAGCCCGAGGAGGAGGCCCGCCGGTTCGCCGAGCGAGCCGACCGGGTACGCGACATCGGCGTACAGACCGCCATGTACTCCCGTACCTTCTTCGTGGCGATGCTGCTCGTCGCATCGCTGGCCCAGGCGCTCACATACGGGCTCGGCGGCTGGCTCGCGGTCAACGGCTCGGTCAGCGCCGGTACGGTCGTCACCCTCGCCCTGCTGCTCACCCGCCTGTACGGGCCACTGACCGCGCTGTCCAACGTCCGGGTCGACGTGATGAGCGCGCTGGTCTCCTTCGACCGGGTCTTCGAGGTGCTCGACCTGAAGCCGTCGATCTCGGAGAAGCCGGACGCCGTCACCATCCCGCGCGGGAACGGCCGGCTGGAGTTCCGCGACGTACGGTTCCGCTACCCGAGTGCGGCCGAGGTGTCGCTCGCCTCGCTGGAGGACGTCGCCGCGCTCGACCGGACCGTCTCCGAACCGGTGCTGCGCGGGGTCTCCTTCGCCGTCGAACCGGGACAGATGGTGGCGCTGGTCGGCCCCTCCGGTGCCGGCAAGTCGACCACCTCGATGCTGGTCTCGCGGGTCTACGACGTCACCGACGGCGAGGTACGCGTCGGCGGCGTCGACGTACGCGACGCCACCTTCGACTCGCTGCGCGACGAGATCGGCGTGGTCACCCAGGACTCCCACCTGTTCCACGAGACGATCGCCGAGAACCTCCGGTACGCCAAGCCGGACGCGACCGACGCGGAACTCTGGGCGGCGCTGCGTGGTGCCCAGGTCGAGGAGCTGGTCCGGGCCCTGCCCGAGGGGCTGGAGACGATGGTCGGCGAGCGCGGGTACCGGTTCTCCGGTGGGGAGAAGCAACGCATAGCGATCGCCCGGCTGTTGCTCAAGGCACCGTCCATCGTCATCCTCGACGAGGCGACGGCACACCTCGACTCGGAGTCGGAGGCGGCCGTACAGCGGGCCCTGGCGGTGGCGCTGACCGGGCGTACGGCGCTGGTCATCGCGCACCGGCTCTCCACCGTTCGGGACGCCGACCAGATCCTGGTGCTCGACCACGGCAGGGTCGTCGAACGGGGCCGGCACGAGGAACTGGTAGCGGTCGGCGGGCTGTACGCCGAGCTCTACCGCACCCAGTTCGCGGTCGCCGACTCCCCGAAGCCCTACACCGACGCGGTCGGCCCGGAGCCGGTCACCACGGTGGCCCGGCGCGACTTCGACCCGGAGTGA
- the mug gene encoding G/U mismatch-specific DNA glycosylase, whose protein sequence is MPRGSAVAASGPVRPGRAELAAAYGRTIPDLIAPGLDVLFCGINPGLYSAAIGRHFGRPGNRFWPALHRGGFTPRLLGPTDQEELLGLGLGITDLVERATARADELTPAELALGGRRLRAKVRRYRPAWVAVVGVTAYRVAFDRRGAALGHQPDGLGGAGLWVLPNPSGLNAHYTPDRLAGTFAELRAVVLAGRGGPDEPAVDPDHSGSKSRRATVVTGSGPTASV, encoded by the coding sequence GTGCCGCGCGGCAGCGCAGTCGCCGCGTCGGGCCCGGTCCGGCCGGGACGGGCCGAGCTGGCCGCCGCGTACGGGCGGACGATTCCCGACCTGATCGCGCCCGGACTGGACGTGCTGTTCTGCGGCATCAACCCGGGGCTCTACTCGGCGGCGATCGGCCGGCACTTCGGCCGCCCCGGCAACCGTTTCTGGCCGGCGCTGCACCGGGGCGGGTTCACCCCCCGGTTGCTCGGCCCGACCGACCAGGAGGAACTGCTCGGCCTCGGCCTCGGCATCACCGACCTGGTGGAGCGGGCCACCGCGCGGGCCGACGAGTTGACCCCGGCCGAACTGGCCCTCGGTGGGCGGCGGTTGCGGGCGAAGGTGCGGCGGTACCGGCCGGCGTGGGTGGCGGTGGTCGGGGTGACCGCGTACCGGGTGGCGTTCGACCGGCGCGGCGCTGCCCTCGGCCACCAACCGGACGGCCTCGGCGGCGCGGGACTCTGGGTGCTGCCGAACCCGAGCGGGCTCAATGCCCACTACACCCCGGACCGGCTGGCCGGGACCTTCGCCGAACTACGCGCGGTGGTCCTGGCCGGCCGGGGCGGGCCGGACGAGCCGGCCGTCGATCCGGATCACTCCGGGTCGAAGTCGCGCCGGGCCACCGTGGTGACCGGCTCCGGGCCGACCGCGTCGGTGTAG
- a CDS encoding SDR family oxidoreductase, translated as MDLGLTDRVYVLTGASNGLGFATAEQLVAEGARVVLAARDPGRVAAAVERLGGPAYATGLAATLGDPDTAQRLVDAAHEHYGRLDGALISVGGPPVGSADQVTDEQWRESFETVFLGTIRALRTVAGALSDGGAIGLVLSSSVRVPIPHLGISNGLRPGMAAVAKEMSDSYGPRGVRFVSLLPGRIMTDRNRQLFAASGDPERARLDAESAIPIGRLGDPAEFGRIAAFVLSPAASYLTGITIPVDGGALRGI; from the coding sequence ATGGATCTCGGACTCACCGACCGGGTGTACGTACTGACCGGCGCGTCGAACGGGCTCGGCTTCGCCACCGCCGAGCAGCTGGTGGCCGAGGGTGCCCGGGTGGTGCTCGCCGCCCGTGACCCCGGCCGGGTGGCGGCCGCCGTCGAGCGGCTGGGCGGCCCGGCGTACGCGACCGGCCTGGCCGCCACGCTCGGCGACCCGGACACCGCACAGCGCCTGGTCGACGCGGCCCACGAGCACTACGGTCGACTCGACGGAGCGCTCATCTCGGTCGGCGGACCACCCGTCGGCTCGGCCGACCAGGTGACCGACGAGCAGTGGCGGGAATCGTTCGAAACCGTCTTCCTCGGTACGATCCGGGCCCTCCGTACGGTCGCCGGGGCGCTGTCCGACGGCGGCGCGATCGGCCTGGTCCTGTCCAGCTCCGTCCGGGTACCAATCCCCCACCTGGGCATCTCGAACGGCCTGCGCCCCGGCATGGCGGCGGTGGCCAAGGAGATGTCCGACTCGTACGGCCCGCGCGGCGTGCGGTTCGTCAGCCTGCTCCCCGGTCGGATCATGACCGACCGCAACCGGCAGCTCTTCGCCGCCAGCGGCGACCCGGAACGCGCCCGCCTCGACGCGGAGTCGGCGATCCCGATCGGCCGGCTCGGTGACCCGGCCGAGTTCGGCCGGATCGCCGCGTTCGTGCTCTCCCCCGCCGCGAGCTACCTGACCGGGATCACCATCCCGGTCGACGGTGGCGCCCTGCGCGGCATCTGA